Proteins encoded together in one Prevotella scopos JCM 17725 window:
- a CDS encoding SusC/RagA family TonB-linked outer membrane protein: MKQVLRVIMSLLLLMYCAGVMAQTADVSGKVIDEQGEPVIGASVVQKGTSNGTVTDIDGNFTFKAPQSATLVVSYVGYKSVEVKAGVGIKVQLQTNASELNEVVVTGYTTQRKADLTGAVSVVSVDELAKQNENNPMKALQGRVPGMNISADGSPSGSATVRIRGIGTLNNNDPLYIIDGVPTKAGMHELNGSDIESIQVLKDASSASIYGSRAANGVIIITTKKGKEGRVNVDIDASIAASMYAHKMKVLNAKQYGQVMWQAYVNDGMDPNTNGLGYRYDWSYDVQGNPVLNSISMRKYLDGAGTTPAADTDWFDKTTRTGVVQNYNVAVSSGSDRHSSYFSLGYYKNLGIIKTSDFDRYSARMNTEYKLIKDVLTVGEHFTLSRTSEVQAPGGFLENVLQFNPSLPVYTESGTYAGPVGGYPDRENPVARLYRNSDNRYVYWRTFGDAYINLHLFKGFNLRSTFGLDYAQKQQRFFTYPITEGTVANSKNAVEAKQEHWTKWMWNAVATYNLQAGLHRVDAMAGIELNREDDNYFSGYKEDFLILNPTYMWPDAGTGTAQAYGGGSGYSLVSYFGKLNYNYADKYLASFTLRYDGSSRFGKNNRYATFPSVSLGWRINQEKFLKSAQWLNDLKLRASWGATGNQEISNIARYTIYVSNYGVNENGGQSYGTSYDIAGTNGGRQLPSGFKRDQLGNNDIKWETTYQTNLGLDFSMFNSSLYGSFDWYYKKTKDILVQMAGIAAMGEGSTQWINAGAMENRGVELNLGYRKTTNAGFHYDIAGNFSTYRNKITALPATVAANGTFGGNGVKSVIGHPMGAQVGYVADGIFKSQEEIDNHAKQDGAKLGRMRWKDLDGNNVITEADQDWIYNPTPDFSYGLNVYLEYKNFDFTMFWQGVQGVDIISDLKKQTDIWAGLNIGFLNKGQRLLDAWSSTNPNSNIPALSLSDNNNEKRVSTYWVENGSYLKLRTIQLGYNLPKRMTNRLAMQRLRFYLSAQNLLTIHSKSFTGVDPENPNYGYPIPLNITFGINVTF; encoded by the coding sequence ATGAAACAAGTATTGCGAGTAATCATGAGTCTGTTACTTCTGATGTATTGTGCTGGGGTTATGGCACAAACTGCAGATGTTAGCGGTAAAGTGATTGACGAACAGGGGGAACCTGTTATTGGTGCATCGGTGGTACAGAAAGGTACATCAAATGGTACTGTCACCGATATTGATGGTAATTTCACCTTTAAGGCTCCACAAAGTGCTACACTTGTAGTCTCCTATGTAGGCTATAAAAGTGTAGAAGTAAAGGCTGGTGTCGGAATAAAGGTACAGCTACAAACAAATGCGAGTGAACTAAACGAAGTCGTTGTTACGGGTTATACAACCCAACGCAAAGCAGATCTTACAGGTGCTGTGTCGGTTGTAAGCGTAGATGAATTAGCAAAGCAGAATGAGAACAATCCTATGAAGGCGCTACAAGGTAGGGTTCCTGGTATGAATATCTCTGCAGATGGTTCACCTTCAGGATCTGCTACGGTACGTATTCGTGGTATTGGAACTCTGAATAATAACGATCCTCTTTATATTATAGATGGTGTACCGACTAAGGCTGGTATGCATGAGTTAAATGGTAGTGATATAGAAAGTATTCAAGTTTTGAAAGATGCTTCTTCTGCTTCTATCTATGGTAGCCGCGCTGCTAATGGTGTTATCATTATTACTACAAAGAAAGGTAAGGAGGGAAGAGTAAACGTAGATATTGATGCTTCTATTGCGGCGTCAATGTATGCCCATAAGATGAAAGTTCTTAATGCAAAACAATATGGACAGGTAATGTGGCAAGCTTATGTTAACGATGGTATGGATCCAAATACTAATGGTTTAGGGTATCGTTACGACTGGAGTTACGACGTACAAGGAAATCCTGTGTTGAATAGCATTAGCATGCGTAAGTATCTTGATGGTGCAGGAACAACACCTGCTGCTGATACAGACTGGTTTGATAAAACGACACGTACAGGTGTTGTTCAGAACTATAATGTAGCGGTAAGTAGCGGTTCAGATCGTCATTCTTCTTATTTCTCATTAGGTTATTATAAGAACTTAGGTATCATTAAGACATCTGATTTTGATCGTTATTCAGCTCGTATGAATACTGAATATAAGTTGATAAAAGATGTTTTAACCGTTGGAGAGCATTTTACGTTAAGTCGTACGTCAGAAGTTCAAGCACCTGGTGGGTTCCTTGAGAATGTTCTTCAGTTTAATCCTTCACTCCCTGTTTATACAGAGAGCGGAACTTATGCGGGTCCAGTCGGTGGTTATCCTGATCGTGAGAATCCTGTTGCACGTCTGTATCGTAACAGTGATAATCGTTATGTTTATTGGCGTACTTTTGGTGATGCATACATAAATCTTCATCTTTTTAAGGGATTTAATTTGCGCTCAACCTTTGGATTGGATTATGCTCAGAAACAACAGAGATTCTTTACTTACCCTATAACAGAAGGAACGGTTGCTAATTCAAAGAATGCTGTTGAGGCAAAACAAGAACATTGGACAAAGTGGATGTGGAATGCTGTTGCAACTTATAATTTGCAAGCTGGTTTACATCGTGTAGACGCAATGGCAGGTATTGAGTTGAACCGTGAAGATGATAACTACTTCTCTGGTTATAAAGAAGACTTCCTGATTCTTAATCCTACCTACATGTGGCCTGATGCTGGTACTGGTACTGCACAAGCCTATGGTGGAGGGAGTGGATATTCTTTGGTGTCTTATTTCGGAAAATTGAATTATAATTATGCTGACAAGTATTTAGCTTCATTCACCCTTCGTTATGATGGCTCATCACGATTTGGTAAGAATAATCGTTATGCAACATTCCCTTCTGTTTCTTTGGGATGGCGTATTAATCAAGAGAAGTTCTTAAAGAGTGCACAATGGTTGAATGATTTAAAACTTAGAGCATCGTGGGGAGCAACTGGTAATCAAGAGATTTCTAACATCGCACGTTATACCATATATGTTAGTAACTATGGAGTAAATGAAAATGGTGGTCAGAGTTATGGTACATCATATGATATAGCAGGTACTAATGGTGGTCGTCAATTGCCAAGTGGATTTAAACGTGACCAACTCGGTAATAATGATATCAAATGGGAAACGACCTACCAGACTAATCTTGGTCTGGACTTCTCTATGTTCAACTCTTCATTATATGGAAGTTTTGACTGGTATTATAAAAAGACTAAGGATATTCTCGTACAGATGGCTGGTATCGCAGCTATGGGAGAAGGAAGTACACAGTGGATCAATGCTGGTGCTATGGAGAATCGTGGTGTAGAACTCAACTTGGGTTATCGCAAGACAACCAATGCTGGTTTTCATTATGACATAGCAGGCAACTTTAGTACTTATCGTAATAAGATTACAGCTTTGCCAGCAACAGTTGCTGCCAATGGTACCTTTGGTGGTAATGGTGTGAAGAGTGTTATTGGTCATCCTATGGGTGCACAAGTTGGCTATGTTGCAGATGGAATCTTCAAGAGCCAAGAGGAAATAGATAATCATGCGAAACAGGATGGTGCAAAACTTGGACGTATGCGTTGGAAAGACTTGGATGGCAATAACGTCATTACAGAAGCAGACCAAGACTGGATTTATAATCCAACACCAGACTTTTCTTATGGTCTTAATGTGTATCTTGAATACAAAAACTTTGATTTCACAATGTTCTGGCAAGGTGTACAAGGTGTAGATATTATCTCTGATTTAAAGAAGCAGACTGATATTTGGGCTGGTTTGAATATTGGTTTCCTAAATAAGGGTCAACGCTTGTTAGACGCATGGAGTAGTACCAACCCAAATAGTAATATTCCTGCGCTCTCACTATCAGATAATAATAATGAGAAGCGTGTTTCTACCTATTGGGTGGAGAATGGTTCCTACTTAAAACTGCGTACTATTCAGTTAGGTTATAATCTACCAAAGCGTATGACTAATCGTCTTGCAATGCAGCGTTTACGTTTCTACCTCAGTGCACAGAATTTATTAACTATACATAGTAAGAGTTTTACCGGTGTTGATCCAGAGAATCCAAACTATGGTTACCCAATTCCACTCAATATCACATTCGGTATAAACGTTACATTCTAA
- a CDS encoding fimbrillin family protein: MKFNKIRKCNVGRKSTAALMFTCLSGLTVLGLTACSDNELDSTNIGQNGTAVKFQVTTAGEQAQQAAKANPALAMTRAGFAEQLKMQGLTPEDLATRKIEIPGNSEYCLIESTVAGIDDDFTNAGVAATRANITTTATLGKFSAIAYRGTSATSISTTPWFHNAEVNADGTLATTQLWSWSEPYARFYAVYPQITTSYSKLTLSPASNTSTPYVNIEVEPTVQNQKDLMTACSGTTPIHYATQGTAPAVPLQFQHAMTAIRFKIGDRLSGTHKITKIEIVGAKSKGKFTLPSSVQATTGASFNSAWSDVSTPATFTLSGISVNTSGHVNETIVGKDGDNFTFYMIPQSLSGLKVKVYFDNQPNPAIVAPLAGTWKAGTTKTYALSQSANNLKYTFEATPNPSEAANTEGATTSYQITSYVDDDKQHRAVKWKVVSYDADGDGTFSMSEKPDWLTIPNEGRTTTQDVEQYTATFKANQRDVLADFNYAMKHADPVTNYNLANAKGETAIENTANCYIISAPGTYRIPLVYGNAIKGGGTNSSAYTSSKTKVMGTEEFVLQEFVDHNDHKITSPYINVQNAGDPATQAEIVWSDVAGVVSNASVTGSRQNSFLEFTVNKNQLVNGNAVIAVKNASGTVMWSWHLWFTPKSSLKKIPFTSGGTTYNFMTDNLGWKYTKWTGGLKREVVVKIEQQAETGEKKTATITLKQAAGNNVREGYGNLYQWGRKDPLPGTDTFYPNTGYKFNDGYVIVGDQVTDYTNPANVQRMEKRTIGLSIREPGIMLPKVGGGKLSWTNHQYINLWSADNDKMYESETPIKNGVKTIYDPSPVGFKVPDAYAFKDLSKGVAVWENGYTLKLDNDKDIYFPAGGYRDGNDGVIKGVNGYAMYWASAALIHGTGGPGFAFRALMTSNRFSMPITDSNGFGTRSYGLGVRPVAE, encoded by the coding sequence ATGAAGTTTAATAAAATTCGCAAGTGCAATGTTGGACGAAAATCAACAGCGGCACTCATGTTTACATGTCTTAGCGGACTGACAGTCTTGGGATTAACAGCCTGCTCTGACAACGAACTCGACTCTACAAATATTGGGCAGAATGGTACTGCCGTAAAATTTCAGGTGACAACTGCAGGCGAGCAGGCTCAGCAGGCAGCAAAGGCTAATCCAGCCTTGGCAATGACCCGTGCAGGATTCGCAGAGCAGCTGAAGATGCAGGGATTGACACCTGAGGACCTTGCAACACGCAAGATTGAAATTCCTGGCAACAGCGAGTATTGCCTCATAGAGAGTACTGTTGCAGGTATTGACGATGACTTTACTAATGCTGGTGTGGCTGCTACACGTGCTAATATTACCACAACAGCTACACTTGGCAAGTTCTCTGCAATCGCTTATCGTGGAACTTCTGCAACAAGCATCAGCACCACTCCTTGGTTCCATAACGCTGAGGTAAATGCTGACGGTACACTCGCAACGACTCAACTTTGGTCATGGAGTGAGCCATACGCACGTTTCTACGCTGTTTATCCACAGATAACAACATCTTACAGCAAGTTAACACTTTCTCCAGCATCTAACACTTCAACTCCATACGTAAATATTGAGGTTGAACCAACTGTACAAAATCAGAAAGATTTGATGACTGCTTGTTCTGGTACAACTCCTATTCACTATGCAACACAGGGTACTGCGCCTGCAGTACCATTGCAGTTCCAGCACGCAATGACCGCTATCCGTTTCAAGATTGGCGACCGCTTGTCAGGTACTCATAAGATTACAAAGATTGAGATTGTTGGTGCAAAGAGCAAGGGTAAGTTCACTTTACCTTCATCAGTACAGGCTACTACTGGTGCATCTTTCAACAGTGCATGGTCTGACGTTAGCACTCCTGCTACCTTCACACTCAGCGGTATCAGCGTAAACACATCTGGTCATGTCAATGAGACTATCGTTGGTAAAGATGGCGACAACTTCACTTTCTATATGATTCCACAGAGTTTATCGGGTCTCAAGGTTAAGGTATACTTCGACAATCAGCCTAATCCTGCTATCGTAGCACCGCTCGCTGGCACTTGGAAGGCTGGTACTACAAAGACATACGCATTATCACAGTCGGCTAATAATCTCAAATATACCTTCGAAGCTACTCCTAATCCAAGTGAAGCAGCAAACACAGAAGGTGCAACTACATCATATCAGATTACATCATACGTAGACGATGACAAGCAGCATCGTGCTGTTAAATGGAAGGTAGTTAGCTATGACGCTGATGGAGATGGTACCTTCTCTATGAGTGAGAAGCCTGATTGGTTGACTATTCCTAATGAAGGCAGAACTACAACGCAAGATGTTGAACAATATACTGCTACCTTCAAAGCCAACCAACGTGATGTCTTGGCTGACTTCAACTATGCAATGAAGCATGCAGACCCTGTTACAAACTACAATCTTGCTAATGCTAAAGGTGAGACTGCAATAGAAAATACAGCAAACTGTTACATTATCAGTGCACCTGGTACATACCGTATTCCATTGGTTTATGGTAACGCTATTAAGGGAGGTGGTACTAACTCTTCAGCATATACCAGTTCTAAAACTAAAGTAATGGGTACAGAAGAGTTCGTATTGCAGGAATTCGTTGATCATAACGACCACAAGATTACTTCTCCATATATCAACGTACAGAACGCTGGAGACCCAGCAACACAAGCTGAAATTGTATGGTCAGATGTAGCTGGTGTTGTATCCAATGCATCAGTAACAGGTAGCAGACAAAACTCTTTCCTTGAGTTTACTGTTAACAAGAATCAGTTGGTTAATGGTAATGCTGTCATCGCTGTTAAGAATGCATCAGGTACTGTTATGTGGTCATGGCACTTATGGTTTACTCCTAAGAGTTCTCTTAAGAAGATTCCATTTACCAGTGGCGGCACTACATATAACTTTATGACTGATAACCTTGGTTGGAAATACACCAAATGGACAGGCGGACTCAAGCGTGAAGTTGTTGTTAAGATAGAACAACAGGCTGAAACAGGCGAAAAGAAGACTGCTACTATTACGCTTAAGCAAGCTGCAGGTAATAATGTTCGCGAAGGATATGGAAATCTTTATCAGTGGGGACGTAAGGATCCGCTCCCTGGAACGGATACTTTCTATCCTAATACAGGTTACAAATTCAACGATGGTTATGTTATAGTTGGTGATCAGGTTACAGATTACACTAACCCTGCAAATGTACAAAGGATGGAGAAACGTACCATCGGACTTAGTATTCGTGAACCGGGTATAATGCTACCTAAGGTAGGTGGTGGTAAGTTGAGCTGGACAAATCATCAATACATCAACCTTTGGTCGGCTGATAACGATAAGATGTATGAATCAGAGACCCCTATAAAGAACGGAGTAAAGACTATCTATGACCCATCACCAGTTGGTTTCAAAGTACCAGATGCGTATGCATTTAAGGACTTAAGCAAAGGTGTAGCTGTATGGGAGAATGGTTATACGCTCAAATTAGATAATGACAAGGATATCTACTTCCCAGCTGGTGGATACCGTGATGGTAATGATGGAGTTATTAAAGGCGTAAATGGTTATGCTATGTATTGGGCATCCGCTGCTTTAATTCATGGTACAGGTGGTCCTGGCTTCGCTTTCCGTGCTTTAATGACAAGCAATAGATTTAGTATGCCAATTACAGATTCTAATGGTTTTGGAACCCGTTCGTATGGCCTAGGTGTACGCCCAGTAGCAGAGTAA
- a CDS encoding substrate-binding domain-containing protein has protein sequence MKIRQWLYVILFIVVFSACSDNNTKKYVIGVSQCSEDIWRDKLNTELVMSTYQHDNVTLKFASANDNDKLQQEQIEQFIKEKVNLLIVSPNQIHTISSVIDKAYDAGIPVILFDRKTDSRKYTAFIGADNYEAGHEIGYFIGQQLEGKGNIAEICGLQASSPAIERNRGFMDALKSYPNVKVVARGYGDWIKESGVTAMDSILVQSKESFQYVFAQNDRMALGALQSIKKHKVKGIKIVGIDALPVPGGGMENVRDGNLEASYIYPTRGDSVMQLALNILEKKPYKRDNYLKGALVTKANANVLLMQNEEMNKQTARLNALHGKVDTYLVQYNHQKMYIVLFSIILLLLIGIMVYIYRTILMKRRIEEEANKAKLQFFTNISHELRTPLTLIADPVNYIIHDDNLNSQQRSMLQIVQRNVLVLTQLVSEILDFRKVQNGKMELRLSDFNLAESMKQWIKLFSVSAQKKHIAISMDAPDTIMLRADQDKIERICYNLLSNALKYTSEGGEITLMAKEEGGRVMISVADNGCGISSDELPYIFDRFYQAKNAGRGTGIGLAIVKAFTELHHGEVSATSIEGKGSTFTIHIPVRQKGEVTNQPTEKIEQLIEPSSAQEVPNQARHIDELIQPYQTDKPEVLIIDDNIDIRTYLRSVLSEKYNVSEAADGKVGLELARKIVPDIVLSDIMMPVMDGLAFCQQLKTDKAISHIPVILLTARSLDEQRAEGYEHGADAYLSKPFSLRLLLSRIDNLIESRKKLNQTWSKGVEDDEIGNISNEIDKSFLKQLRKIIQENLANSDLSVEQIGDEIGLSRVQLYRKVKALTGYSPVEIVRKARLTRARHLLQTTERTVSEVAYAVGFSTPSYFSKCYKDEFGENPKK, from the coding sequence ATGAAGATAAGACAATGGCTATATGTTATTCTTTTTATAGTTGTGTTTTCAGCCTGTTCGGATAACAACACAAAGAAATATGTCATTGGTGTCTCTCAATGTTCAGAAGATATCTGGCGTGATAAACTTAATACCGAACTTGTGATGAGCACTTATCAGCATGATAATGTGACGTTGAAATTTGCCTCAGCCAATGATAACGATAAATTACAACAAGAGCAGATAGAGCAGTTTATAAAGGAAAAGGTTAATCTTCTTATTGTATCTCCTAACCAAATTCATACCATTTCATCGGTCATCGATAAAGCATACGATGCAGGAATCCCTGTTATCCTCTTCGACCGTAAGACCGATTCAAGAAAGTATACAGCCTTTATAGGGGCTGATAACTATGAGGCAGGACACGAAATAGGCTATTTCATCGGGCAGCAGTTAGAGGGTAAAGGGAATATAGCAGAGATTTGTGGATTACAAGCATCGTCTCCTGCAATCGAACGAAACAGAGGTTTTATGGATGCACTGAAGAGTTACCCTAATGTAAAGGTAGTGGCTCGTGGGTATGGAGATTGGATAAAAGAAAGTGGTGTCACGGCTATGGATAGTATACTTGTGCAGTCTAAGGAGTCTTTCCAATATGTCTTTGCACAAAATGACCGTATGGCTTTAGGTGCTTTGCAATCTATAAAGAAGCATAAGGTTAAGGGAATAAAAATAGTTGGAATAGATGCTCTTCCTGTACCAGGAGGAGGTATGGAGAATGTTCGTGATGGTAATTTAGAAGCTTCTTATATCTATCCTACCCGAGGCGATTCGGTTATGCAACTCGCGTTGAATATCCTTGAGAAGAAGCCTTATAAGCGTGACAACTATCTAAAAGGTGCATTGGTAACAAAGGCAAACGCTAATGTTTTACTTATGCAAAATGAAGAGATGAATAAGCAGACCGCCCGTCTCAATGCACTTCATGGGAAGGTGGATACTTATTTGGTGCAATATAATCATCAAAAGATGTATATTGTGCTTTTTAGTATAATCCTTCTCTTGCTGATAGGTATTATGGTTTATATCTATCGAACCATACTTATGAAGCGGCGAATAGAGGAAGAAGCCAACAAAGCAAAACTTCAGTTTTTTACAAATATAAGTCATGAATTGCGTACACCGCTTACGTTGATAGCTGATCCTGTGAACTATATCATCCATGATGATAACCTTAATTCACAACAACGAAGTATGCTTCAGATAGTACAACGTAATGTGCTTGTCCTGACACAATTGGTCAGTGAGATTCTTGACTTCCGTAAGGTGCAGAATGGCAAGATGGAACTACGCCTCTCCGACTTTAATCTTGCGGAAAGTATGAAACAATGGATTAAGCTTTTCAGTGTCTCTGCACAAAAGAAGCATATTGCCATTAGTATGGATGCTCCTGATACAATCATGCTCAGAGCGGATCAAGATAAGATAGAGCGAATCTGTTATAATCTTCTTAGTAATGCCCTAAAATATACGTCTGAAGGTGGAGAAATCACTCTGATGGCTAAAGAGGAGGGTGGACGTGTTATGATTAGTGTGGCAGATAATGGTTGTGGTATTTCAAGTGATGAGCTTCCTTATATTTTCGACCGTTTCTATCAAGCAAAGAATGCAGGACGTGGCACGGGTATTGGGTTGGCTATTGTGAAAGCTTTCACAGAATTGCATCACGGAGAAGTAAGTGCTACAAGTATAGAGGGAAAAGGAAGTACCTTTACTATCCATATTCCAGTTAGACAGAAAGGAGAGGTAACTAACCAGCCTACAGAGAAAATAGAACAATTGATTGAGCCATCATCCGCACAAGAAGTTCCGAATCAAGCTCGTCATATAGACGAACTTATACAGCCTTATCAAACAGATAAACCAGAGGTGTTAATCATTGATGATAATATCGATATTCGCACTTATTTAAGGTCGGTACTATCCGAAAAGTATAATGTGAGTGAAGCCGCTGATGGAAAAGTCGGTTTGGAACTTGCACGGAAAATAGTTCCAGATATAGTGTTGTCGGACATTATGATGCCTGTGATGGACGGATTAGCGTTTTGTCAACAGCTGAAAACGGATAAAGCTATCAGTCATATACCTGTCATTTTACTAACAGCACGTAGTCTTGATGAGCAACGCGCTGAGGGGTATGAGCATGGCGCAGATGCTTATTTGTCCAAACCATTCTCACTTCGTCTACTCCTTTCACGTATTGACAATCTCATAGAAAGTAGGAAAAAGTTGAATCAAACATGGTCAAAAGGTGTTGAGGACGATGAAATCGGTAATATTTCGAATGAAATTGATAAATCTTTCCTCAAGCAATTGCGAAAGATAATACAAGAAAACCTTGCAAATAGTGACTTAAGTGTAGAGCAGATTGGCGATGAAATCGGACTTTCTCGTGTACAACTTTATCGGAAAGTAAAGGCTCTTACGGGATATTCTCCTGTAGAAATTGTACGTAAAGCTCGTCTCACTCGTGCCCGTCATCTCCTTCAAACGACTGAGCGCACGGTGTCAGAAGTGGCTTATGCTGTTGGCTTCTCTACGCCCAGTTATTTCTCAAAGTGCTATAAAGACGAGTTTGGGGAGAATCCCAAGAAATGA
- a CDS encoding RagB/SusD family nutrient uptake outer membrane protein — MKKIIYSALVLATLSMTSCSDFLDEHTPQATLSDEQVKEANHVDELVTSAYAIFISAEDINSSFSMWNYDVRSDDAYKGGNGTSDGDVFHQLEIEQGVLTTNWNISDMWQRLYNCISRVNTAIALLEQVNSTVYPRKDERLAEMKFLRAYGHFLLKRLYKNIPFVVDPNLKSEQYNMLSNREYTNDQGWQVIIDDLMESYNNLPVHQADKGRPTKASAAAFLTKVYMYKAYHQDNENTNEVTSISKDDLLKAVQFSDPSIYAAGGYGLESDFHNNFRPEPQFENGKESLWAMQYSINDGTKNGNLNWSYGLIVPNIPGVTDGGCDFYKPSQNLVNAYRTDANGHPYIGTFNNQDYNKATDYADPRLFLTIGIPGLPYEFNSKFMMDRTATWSRSNGLYGYYVTLKQNVDPESPYLKKGAWWGTSENRIVFRYADVLLERAEALVELNDGRINEAINIINQIRNRAKQSTSTISNYQSDYGVRLNVMPYTGTYSQVEALDIVKMERRIEMGMESERFFDLVRWGEAERVLNKYYAEEANDCSIYSSAHFTKNKNEYLPIPYAQIAASNGHYKQNIGQW, encoded by the coding sequence ATGAAAAAAATAATATATTCAGCACTTGTGCTCGCTACCCTTAGTATGACAAGTTGTTCAGACTTCTTGGATGAACATACTCCACAGGCAACACTAAGTGATGAGCAAGTAAAGGAGGCTAATCATGTTGATGAACTCGTAACATCAGCTTATGCCATATTTATTTCAGCAGAAGATATCAATTCTTCGTTTTCAATGTGGAATTATGATGTCCGCAGTGATGATGCCTATAAAGGCGGTAACGGAACAAGTGATGGAGATGTGTTCCATCAACTTGAAATAGAACAAGGAGTCTTGACCACAAACTGGAATATCAGCGATATGTGGCAAAGATTATACAATTGTATATCACGTGTCAATACGGCAATAGCTCTTCTTGAACAAGTCAATAGTACTGTCTACCCTCGAAAGGATGAACGTTTGGCTGAGATGAAGTTCCTGCGTGCATATGGACACTTTTTGTTAAAGCGTTTGTATAAGAATATACCTTTTGTTGTAGACCCTAATCTTAAGTCAGAGCAATATAACATGCTTTCTAATCGTGAATATACGAATGATCAAGGTTGGCAAGTTATTATTGATGACTTGATGGAATCTTACAATAACCTTCCTGTTCATCAAGCAGACAAGGGACGACCAACAAAAGCATCAGCTGCAGCTTTCCTTACGAAGGTATATATGTATAAGGCTTATCATCAAGATAATGAGAACACGAATGAAGTTACAAGTATATCAAAAGACGATCTTTTGAAAGCTGTTCAGTTTAGTGATCCATCTATTTATGCTGCTGGAGGCTATGGCTTAGAGAGTGATTTCCATAATAACTTTAGGCCAGAACCACAATTTGAGAATGGGAAGGAAAGTCTTTGGGCAATGCAATATTCTATCAATGATGGAACTAAGAATGGTAATCTCAATTGGAGTTATGGACTAATTGTACCAAATATTCCTGGTGTGACTGACGGAGGATGTGATTTTTATAAACCAAGTCAAAACCTTGTTAATGCTTATCGTACAGATGCCAATGGACATCCATATATAGGTACATTTAACAATCAAGACTATAATAAAGCAACAGATTATGCAGACCCACGCTTATTCCTTACCATTGGTATTCCTGGTTTACCTTATGAATTTAATTCAAAGTTCATGATGGATAGGACTGCTACATGGAGTAGAAGTAATGGATTGTATGGCTATTATGTAACTTTAAAGCAGAATGTAGACCCAGAAAGTCCTTATCTGAAGAAAGGGGCATGGTGGGGTACATCAGAGAATCGTATTGTCTTCCGTTATGCAGATGTCCTACTTGAACGTGCTGAGGCTTTGGTAGAGTTAAATGATGGACGTATTAACGAAGCAATCAATATCATCAATCAAATCCGTAATCGTGCTAAACAGAGTACAAGTACTATCAGCAATTATCAGAGCGATTATGGTGTGAGATTGAATGTTATGCCATATACTGGAACCTACAGTCAGGTAGAGGCGCTTGATATTGTTAAAATGGAGCGTCGTATAGAGATGGGTATGGAATCTGAAAGATTCTTTGACCTTGTAAGATGGGGAGAGGCAGAACGCGTACTCAACAAGTATTATGCAGAAGAAGCTAATGACTGCTCTATCTATAGTAGTGCTCACTTCACTAAAAATAAGAATGAGTACTTGCCTATTCCATATGCACAAATAGCTGCTTCAAACGGACATTACAAACAAAATATTGGTCAGTGGTAA